The Sporomusaceae bacterium region ACCACCTCGCCGCCGGCAGGATCGTCGTCGTCGCCGGCTTCCAGGGCGCCAGCGAAAACGGCGAGATCACCACCCTCGGCCGCGGTGGCAGCGACACGAGCGCCGCCGCTCTCGCGGCGGCCGTCAAAGCCGAGGCGGCCGAGATATACACCGACGTCGACGGCATCATGACCGCCGACCCGCGGGTCGTTCCCGAAGCCGGCACCATCCCCGTCATCTCCTACGAAGAAGCTTACCAGCTCGCCATCCAGGGAGCCAAGGTCATCCATCCCCGCGCCGTCGAAATAGCCCTCCGCCACGGCCTGCCGCTCAGGATCAAAAGCACCGCCGGCGACGCCGACGGCACCCTCGTGACAGGCGACCGCGACGGCACCATCGAGCGCCTGCGGGGCCGCGTAGCCGTCGGCCTGGCCCACAAAAACGGCTACGGCGTCATCAGGCTCACCTGGGGAAAAGGGGGGGCGGGCGCGGCTGTGCTTGGCCGTCTGGCCGCCACCGGCCTTGATGCCGACCTCATCAACCTAACCCCGCAGGGCGTCGAAATCATCGCCGCCCAGGCCGACATCGAGCTCGCCGCCGCCCAGGCCGCGGCCGCAGGTCTGAGTGTCGCCGCCAAGGCGGAAGACTGCGCCAAAATATCGCTCATCGGCTGCTCGGCCCCGGCGGCGGCCGTCGTCAACATGTTCGTCGACCTGCTCCGTCAGGCCAAGATCGGCGTCCTGCAGACCTACACCGGTCCGTA contains the following coding sequences:
- a CDS encoding aspartate kinase codes for the protein MRILVQKFGGTSVGTAERRQQVVAKITAAKAAGYAPLVVVSALGRAGEPYATDTLLTLAKEECSAIGKREQDLIMACGEIVAGVIVVGALKKAGLEAVFLTGQQAGIITTPAHGDAQIIRIDPRGVTDHLAAGRIVVVAGFQGASENGEITTLGRGGSDTSAAALAAAVKAEAAEIYTDVDGIMTADPRVVPEAGTIPVISYEEAYQLAIQGAKVIHPRAVEIALRHGLPLRIKSTAGDADGTLVTGDRDGTIERLRGRVAVGLAHKNGYGVIRLTWGKGGAGAAVLGRLAATGLDADLINLTPQGVEIIAAQADIELAAAQAAAAGLSVAAKAEDCAKISLIGCSAPAAAVVNMFVDLLRQAKIGVLQTYTGPYAVSGIVATADLVAALRALHAGVLGQRGKGE